From Antennarius striatus isolate MH-2024 chromosome 14, ASM4005453v1, whole genome shotgun sequence, the proteins below share one genomic window:
- the tfpi2 gene encoding tissue factor pathway inhibitor 2, with protein sequence MEFCVLALLMLSSSFYVFASASKEECLLPSDPGPCRALLPRYFYNTITQKCDKFFYGGCLGNANNYRSPEECKKACFRTPKIPQICRLPKDEGPCRAMFNSYFFNVNTMQCELFHYGGCHGNANRFPDAKSCTEYCNSQTTLPVLCRDPLDIGMCRASIPRYYYNTASKMCEQFNYSGCGGSNNNFVSRESCMDVCGEGKKKSKAKRVRKRKNTSNRITFLQA encoded by the exons ATGGAGTTTTGCGTTCTGGCGCTGTTGATGCTTTCCTCTTCGTTTTATGTCTTTGCATCGGCATCGAAAG AAGAGTGTCTCCTTCCATCGGACCCAGGACCTTGCAGGGCGCTTCTTCCGCGCTACTTCTACAACACCATCACCCAAAAGTGTGATAAATTCTTCTACGGAGGGTGCCTTGGAAATGCCAACAATTACAGAAGTCCCGAGGAGTGCAAGAAAGCATGTTTCAGAACACCAA AGATTCCCCAAATCTGCAGGCTCCCCAAGGACGAAGGTCCCTGCCGTGCCATGTTCAATAGTTACTTCTTCAACGTGAACACTATGCAGTGTGAGCTGTTTCACTATGGTGGCTGCCATGGAAATGCAAATCGCTTCCCTGATGCTAAAAGTTGCACGGAGTACTGCAATTCACAAACAA CGCTTCCTGTTCTGTGTCGGGATCCTCTGGACATAGGAATGTGTAGAGCCTCCATTCCACGTTATTACTACAACACTGCCTCAAAGATGTGTGAGCAGTTCAACTACTCAGGATGTGGCGGAAGCAATAACAACTTTGTCAGCAGGGAAAGCTGCATGGACGTATGCGGTGAAG GGAAGAAAAAGAGTAAAGCAAAAAGAGTTCGCAAGAGAAAGAATACAAGTAATCGCATCACTTTCTTGCAGGCGTAA
- the gngt1 gene encoding guanine nucleotide-binding protein G(T) subunit gamma-T1, with translation MPVINVDDLTDKDKAVMEVNQLKIEVKLERWLTSKCCEEIKDYIQAGVDDDILVKGIPEDKNPFKEKGGCVIC, from the exons ATGCCTGTTATAAACGTGGATGACCTGACAGACAAGGACAAGGCTGTAATGGAAGTAAACCAACTTAAAATTGAAGTGAAACTTGAGAGGTGGTTG ACATCTAAATGTTGTGAAGAAATCAAGGACTACATTCAGGCTGGAGTGGACGACGACATCCTCGTCAAAGGCATTCCAGAGGATAAGAACCCCTTCAAGGAGAAAGGTGGCTGTGTCATCTGCTAG
- the zgc:85777 gene encoding zgc:85777 isoform X1 — translation MALRVRAVSLRLTLNSRYFHQFALLGGVRSFHEEASANSSTFSASEITSDSVIYTPAHFEIKASLRKIIDQEINPYVDQWEADRQFPAHKLFKILGSAGFLGVNKPPEYGGLGLDFSYSVAVSEELGNINCGGVPMAIGVQTDMATPALARFGSHELKKEFLLPSITGDKVACLGVSEVGAGSDVSSIVTRAVRKGDEYVINGGKMWTTNGTQADWMCLLANTSDGPPHKNKSLICLPMNLPGVHIARKIDKLGMWSSDTAQVYFDDVRVPCRNLIGKEGMGFTYQMLQFQEERLFAAANIVTMMDNIIKETIQYTRQRMIFKQAVLHHQSVQFRLAELQTEVELLRSLVYQATALYVKGNDVTKLASMAKLKAGRLAREVGDSCLQFWGGMGFTSDVLVSRFYRDSRLLSIGGGADEVMLGIISKYMDMLPQK, via the exons ATGGCGCTGCGGGTGAGAGCTGTCTCTCTAAGGCTGACATTAAACAGTCGGTATTTTCACCAGTTTGCCTTACTCGGAGGTGTCCGGTCGTTTCATGAAGAAGCATCAGCAAATTCCTCCACGTTTAGCGCCTCGGAGATCACAAGTGACAGTGTAATCTACACGCCAGCGCACTTTGAAATTAAGGCGTCCCTCAGAAAG ATCATCGACCAGGAGATCAACCCCTACGTGGATCAATGGGAAGCAGATAGACAGTTTCCAGCACACAAACTCTTCAAAATTCTAGGCAGTGCTGGCTTCCTCGGAGTCAACAAACCACCCG AGTATGGAGGTCTGGGCCTTGACTTCAGCTACAGCGTAGCCGTTTCAGAAGAGCTGGGCAACATCAACTGCGGAGGAGTCCCCATGGCCATCGGTGTCCAGACTGACATGGCTACTCCTGCACTGGCCAG gttTGGCTCACATGAGCTAAAGAAGGAGttcctccttccatccatcaCAGGGGACAAGGTCGCCTGTCTTGGAGTTAGTGAAGTCGGAGCTGGCTCGGATGTATCAA GTATCGTGACCAGGGCAGTGAGGAAAGGGGATGAATACGTGATCAACGGTGGGAAGATGTGGACCACCAACGGCACCCAGGCTGACTGGATGTGCCTCCTTGCCAACACCAGCGATGGGCCCCCTCACAAAAACAAGTCTCTCATCTGTTTACCCATGAACCTGCCAG GTGTGCACATCGCCCGCAAGATTGACAAGCTCGGCATGTGGTCATCAGACACAGCTCAAGTGTACTTTGACGACGTTCGTGTACCCTGCAGAAACCTCATTGGTAAGGAAGGCATGGGCTTCACCTACCAGATGCTGCAGTTCCAGGAAGAGAGGCTTTTTGCAGCTGCCAATA TCGTAACCATGATGGACAACATCATCAAGGAGACAATACAGTACACCAGACAGAGAATGATCTTCAAACAGGCAGTCCTCCACCACCAGTCGGTTCAGTTCAGGTTGGCTGAGCTGCAAACAGAGGTTGAGCTGCTCCGCTCCCTCGTTTACCAAGCTACTG CATTGTATGTGAAAGGCAATGATGTCACCAAGCTGGCATCCATGGCCAAGTTAAAAGCAGGGCGGCTGGCCAGGGAAGTGGGTGACAGCTGTCTCCAGTTTTGGGGAGGAATGGGATTCACCAGTGACGTTCTGGTTAGCAGATTCTACAG GGATTCCAGGTTATTGTCAATtggtggaggagctgatgaAGTCATGCTGGGAATCATTTCCAAGTACATGGACATGCTTCCCCAGAAGTGA
- the zgc:85777 gene encoding zgc:85777 isoform X2 produces the protein MCTAQQEANIIDQEINPYVDQWEADRQFPAHKLFKILGSAGFLGVNKPPEYGGLGLDFSYSVAVSEELGNINCGGVPMAIGVQTDMATPALARFGSHELKKEFLLPSITGDKVACLGVSEVGAGSDVSSIVTRAVRKGDEYVINGGKMWTTNGTQADWMCLLANTSDGPPHKNKSLICLPMNLPGVHIARKIDKLGMWSSDTAQVYFDDVRVPCRNLIGKEGMGFTYQMLQFQEERLFAAANIVTMMDNIIKETIQYTRQRMIFKQAVLHHQSVQFRLAELQTEVELLRSLVYQATALYVKGNDVTKLASMAKLKAGRLAREVGDSCLQFWGGMGFTSDVLVSRFYRDSRLLSIGGGADEVMLGIISKYMDMLPQK, from the exons ATGTGCACCGCACAGCAGGAAGCTAAT ATCATCGACCAGGAGATCAACCCCTACGTGGATCAATGGGAAGCAGATAGACAGTTTCCAGCACACAAACTCTTCAAAATTCTAGGCAGTGCTGGCTTCCTCGGAGTCAACAAACCACCCG AGTATGGAGGTCTGGGCCTTGACTTCAGCTACAGCGTAGCCGTTTCAGAAGAGCTGGGCAACATCAACTGCGGAGGAGTCCCCATGGCCATCGGTGTCCAGACTGACATGGCTACTCCTGCACTGGCCAG gttTGGCTCACATGAGCTAAAGAAGGAGttcctccttccatccatcaCAGGGGACAAGGTCGCCTGTCTTGGAGTTAGTGAAGTCGGAGCTGGCTCGGATGTATCAA GTATCGTGACCAGGGCAGTGAGGAAAGGGGATGAATACGTGATCAACGGTGGGAAGATGTGGACCACCAACGGCACCCAGGCTGACTGGATGTGCCTCCTTGCCAACACCAGCGATGGGCCCCCTCACAAAAACAAGTCTCTCATCTGTTTACCCATGAACCTGCCAG GTGTGCACATCGCCCGCAAGATTGACAAGCTCGGCATGTGGTCATCAGACACAGCTCAAGTGTACTTTGACGACGTTCGTGTACCCTGCAGAAACCTCATTGGTAAGGAAGGCATGGGCTTCACCTACCAGATGCTGCAGTTCCAGGAAGAGAGGCTTTTTGCAGCTGCCAATA TCGTAACCATGATGGACAACATCATCAAGGAGACAATACAGTACACCAGACAGAGAATGATCTTCAAACAGGCAGTCCTCCACCACCAGTCGGTTCAGTTCAGGTTGGCTGAGCTGCAAACAGAGGTTGAGCTGCTCCGCTCCCTCGTTTACCAAGCTACTG CATTGTATGTGAAAGGCAATGATGTCACCAAGCTGGCATCCATGGCCAAGTTAAAAGCAGGGCGGCTGGCCAGGGAAGTGGGTGACAGCTGTCTCCAGTTTTGGGGAGGAATGGGATTCACCAGTGACGTTCTGGTTAGCAGATTCTACAG GGATTCCAGGTTATTGTCAATtggtggaggagctgatgaAGTCATGCTGGGAATCATTTCCAAGTACATGGACATGCTTCCCCAGAAGTGA
- the bet1 gene encoding BET1 homolog, translating to MRRAGLGEGNSGNYVASGYSVYEEENEHLQEGLRAKVSALKSLSIDIGTEVKYQNKMLNEMDTDFDSTGGLLGATIGRVKQLSRGSQTKLLCYMLLFCFFVFFVLYWYIKLR from the exons ATGAGGCGCGCCGGTTTGG GTGAAGGAAACTCTGGGAATTATGTTGCTAGTGGATACAGTGTGTACGAGGAAGAAAATGAACACCTACAGGAAGGTTTGAGGGCTAAAGTGAGCGCTCTCAAAAGT CTGTCTATCGACATTGGAACGGAAGttaaataccaaaataaaatgctgaatGAAATG GACACAGACTTTGACTCAACAGGCGGCCTGCTTGGTGCCACCATTGGCAGAGTCAAGCAGCTGTCCAGAGGCAGTCAGACCAAACTGCTGTGCTACATGCTGCTCTTCtgcttcttcgtcttctttGTTCTTTACTGGTACATCAAGTTGAGGTGA